A single window of Myxococcota bacterium DNA harbors:
- a CDS encoding ATP-binding protein, whose product MGWRTGPPRLRGLQAELLIGLGLVMATATSLLVSLGLRIQSDQLEQLRPLAAQSLVKAADAPLGLKLGPPGSDWWLVRPDGTVQPRATDQTIDAASLEIAAAARDENAPLLASGAPWEPVRFAVPESRGVSVMRLPPAAPPLLLAGLALGSVTVFTAFGVTVLRGRVVGPLQRLAGAVRAVGEGSLEERVPEEGVAETADVARAFNQMAEALEARTEALQKAVADLRESNQSLRTARDGLDRAERLAAVGRLASGVAHEVGNPMGALLAYLDLVGRDPALEDATRSHLAKAQREGARVRSILRELLDFSRPARGDQGPVDVAALVAEVVDLVSAQRRYSGIALEVEVRPEAPQAYADRSAVVQAVLNLVVNAADAVDPTSGRVAIRVGPAPARVRAGEDAAAAEGRTRFDAVEVRVEDDGPGIASEDLERIFDPFFTTKDPGDGTGLGLSNALRVAEQQEGHLSLEPPGALGGAVFALRLPSVAARSGRGVRNADAG is encoded by the coding sequence GTGGGCTGGCGCACCGGGCCGCCCCGCCTGCGAGGCCTCCAGGCCGAGCTGCTGATCGGGCTCGGCCTCGTCATGGCCACCGCGACGAGCTTGCTCGTGTCGCTCGGGCTGCGGATCCAGAGCGACCAGCTCGAGCAGCTGCGCCCGCTCGCCGCCCAGTCGCTGGTGAAGGCGGCGGACGCACCGCTCGGACTCAAGCTGGGACCGCCGGGCAGTGACTGGTGGCTGGTGCGTCCGGACGGGACGGTCCAGCCGCGCGCCACCGATCAAACCATCGATGCCGCATCGCTCGAGATCGCGGCCGCGGCGCGCGACGAGAACGCGCCTCTGCTGGCCTCGGGCGCGCCGTGGGAGCCCGTGCGCTTCGCCGTCCCCGAGAGCCGAGGCGTCTCGGTCATGCGGCTACCGCCCGCCGCGCCACCGCTCCTGCTCGCCGGGCTGGCGCTCGGCTCGGTGACCGTCTTCACGGCCTTCGGGGTCACGGTCCTGCGCGGCCGCGTCGTGGGTCCTCTGCAACGCCTGGCTGGCGCAGTGCGCGCGGTGGGTGAGGGGAGCCTGGAGGAACGCGTGCCCGAAGAAGGGGTGGCCGAGACCGCGGACGTCGCGCGTGCGTTCAACCAGATGGCCGAGGCGCTCGAGGCCCGCACCGAGGCGTTGCAGAAGGCGGTTGCCGATCTGCGCGAGAGCAACCAGAGCCTGCGCACCGCACGAGACGGTCTGGATCGTGCGGAGCGCCTCGCGGCGGTGGGTCGTCTCGCGTCGGGTGTCGCCCATGAAGTGGGCAACCCGATGGGAGCGTTGCTGGCGTATCTCGATCTGGTCGGGCGTGACCCCGCGCTGGAGGACGCCACCCGATCCCACTTGGCGAAGGCCCAGCGCGAGGGGGCGCGCGTCCGCTCGATCCTGCGCGAGCTGCTCGACTTCTCGCGGCCCGCCCGTGGTGATCAGGGTCCGGTCGACGTGGCGGCGCTCGTGGCAGAGGTCGTCGATCTGGTGTCGGCCCAGCGTCGCTACTCCGGTATCGCGCTCGAAGTCGAGGTTCGACCCGAGGCTCCGCAGGCCTATGCCGACCGCAGCGCAGTGGTGCAGGCCGTACTGAACCTGGTGGTGAACGCCGCCGACGCGGTGGATCCCACCTCGGGACGGGTTGCCATTCGGGTGGGGCCGGCTCCTGCGCGGGTCCGTGCGGGGGAAGACGCGGCGGCGGCCGAGGGCCGCACGCGCTTCGATGCGGTCGAGGTCCGGGTCGAGGACGATGGTCCGGGAATCGCGTCCGAGGACCTGGAACGGATCTTCGACCCGTTCTTCACGACCAAGGATCCGGGGGATGGCACGGGCCTCGGACTCTCGAACGCCCTGCGCGTCGCAGAACAACAGGAAGGACACCTGTCGCTCGAGCCGCCGGGTGCGCTCGGTGGGGCCGTCTTCGCCCTGCGCCTCCCATCGGTGGCTGCGCGGTCCGGGCGCGGCGTCCGAAACGCCGACGCGGGGTAG
- a CDS encoding sigma-54 dependent transcriptional regulator → MSTRGAVLVVDDEPSMQEFLEIFLRSEGYAAVTAKDVDAARAHLEHDDFDLVITDLQMPGASGLDLLRHIQSRESGETETMVVVMTAFASTETAIEAMKEGAYDYITKPFKVDEIRIVVEKAIEKKALSSENRRLRSELQTHVRDRNLIGTSRPMQRVLELIGQVATTRANVLITGESGTGKEIVARSIHDHGERRDSPFVAVNCGAIPENLLESELFGHVKGAFTGAVQNKPGLFESAASGTVFLDEIAELSLPLQVKLLRVLQERTFRRVGGTSDIQFEARIVAATNRRLEQEVSEGRFRDDLYYRLNVIEVELPALRERREDVPLLVAHFVEKYSQEFGAGAKRLGPAAMERLANYEFPGNVRELENIVERAVALSREDEIGVDVLPPTVVRTQSTPRRERIPDEGFQLEEVLADFERGLLREALEQSGGVKKKAAQRLGISFRSFRYRLEKLGLDDPEPGS, encoded by the coding sequence GTGAGCACCCGAGGAGCCGTTCTCGTCGTCGACGACGAGCCGTCGATGCAGGAGTTCCTCGAGATCTTCCTGCGCAGCGAGGGCTACGCCGCCGTCACCGCCAAGGACGTCGACGCGGCGCGCGCGCATCTCGAGCACGACGATTTCGATCTGGTGATCACCGATCTCCAGATGCCCGGCGCGAGTGGCCTCGACCTGCTTCGCCACATCCAATCGCGAGAATCGGGAGAGACCGAGACGATGGTCGTCGTGATGACGGCTTTCGCGAGCACCGAGACCGCGATCGAGGCGATGAAGGAAGGGGCGTACGACTACATCACGAAGCCGTTCAAGGTCGACGAGATCCGCATCGTCGTCGAGAAGGCGATCGAGAAGAAGGCGCTCTCCTCGGAGAACCGCCGGTTGCGAAGCGAGCTGCAGACCCACGTGCGCGATCGGAACCTGATCGGCACGAGTCGCCCGATGCAGCGTGTGCTCGAGCTGATCGGCCAGGTCGCCACGACCCGAGCCAACGTGCTGATCACCGGCGAGAGCGGCACCGGTAAGGAGATCGTCGCGCGTTCGATCCACGACCACGGTGAGCGGCGTGACAGCCCCTTCGTCGCGGTGAACTGCGGCGCGATCCCCGAGAACCTGCTCGAGTCCGAGCTCTTCGGGCACGTGAAGGGCGCCTTCACGGGTGCGGTGCAGAACAAGCCGGGGCTCTTCGAGTCGGCGGCTTCGGGCACGGTCTTCCTCGACGAGATCGCGGAGCTCTCGCTGCCACTCCAGGTAAAGCTGCTGCGCGTGCTTCAGGAGCGGACCTTCCGTCGTGTGGGCGGGACCTCGGACATCCAGTTCGAGGCCCGGATCGTCGCCGCCACGAACCGCCGCCTGGAACAGGAAGTCTCGGAAGGTCGCTTCCGTGACGACCTCTACTACCGCCTGAACGTGATCGAGGTCGAGCTTCCCGCGTTGCGCGAACGCCGAGAGGACGTGCCGCTGTTGGTGGCCCACTTCGTGGAGAAGTACAGCCAGGAGTTCGGCGCGGGGGCGAAGCGCTTGGGTCCGGCGGCGATGGAGCGGCTGGCGAACTACGAGTTCCCGGGGAACGTCCGGGAACTCGAGAACATCGTCGAGCGCGCGGTCGCCTTGTCCCGGGAGGACGAGATCGGCGTGGACGTGCTCCCGCCGACGGTGGTCCGCACGCAGTCCACCCCGCGTCGCGAGCGGATTCCCGACGAGGGCTTCCAGCTCGAAGAGGTCCTCGCCGACTTCGAACGGGGTCTGTTGCGCGAGGCGCTCGAGCAGTCGGGTGGCGTGAAGAAGAAGGCGGCCCAACGGCTGGGGATCTCCTTCCGGTCCTTCCGCTATCGCCTCGAGAAGCTCGGACTCGACGACCCCGAACCCGGGAGCTGA
- a CDS encoding ATP-binding protein, translated as MISRVREHRQGQVERLLLVLMGARLALALASLGIGLILDFISGAENHATSWPGFYVTVALCFVATLVYRPFVGAIRRPHRFGAINVATDLALVSALVLFSGGKDSVFTFLYVAVGLYSGVLFPGLGALLCSAVGSATYGLVLAIGAFGWLGPGVGSAPPSVLLTSWLVLSSGLFAAGGLAGFLARELVRAGRALDERTEDLLQLRTLHQHTVESLKSGLLTTDLTGHVTSFNQEAQRITGLSRSQALGRVVDEILPGLEALRCVQSEGGALSRSRMRFAGQEGRELHLGLATYVLRDGGGEARGEVVIFQDVTDVVAMEQELRRSERLAAVGELSASIAHEVRNPLAAISGSIQMMHAQTPAVGAGAESKRLMEIVVREVDRLDGLISDFLQFARPGETRREWVLVTEVFDGVLDMLEASALEGIEVECDVADGLEVDADPAQLRQVLWNLVNNAIQAMPDGGCVRIEARPGRDEAQEEGEDRRSNPQGKPHSVEICVLDQGVGVPPEVAEHMFDPFYTTKPRGTGLGLATVHRVIQEHRGVIRVTQGPSGFATKVEIRLPCGEGALA; from the coding sequence GTGATCTCACGGGTTCGCGAGCACCGGCAGGGCCAGGTCGAACGCCTGCTGCTGGTGTTGATGGGAGCGAGGCTCGCGCTCGCTCTCGCGAGCCTCGGGATCGGGCTGATCCTCGACTTCATCAGCGGGGCCGAGAACCACGCCACGTCGTGGCCGGGCTTCTACGTCACGGTCGCCCTGTGCTTCGTGGCGACGCTGGTGTACCGGCCCTTCGTCGGGGCGATCCGCCGTCCTCACCGCTTCGGCGCCATCAACGTGGCGACCGACCTCGCGCTGGTCTCGGCGCTGGTGCTCTTCTCTGGTGGGAAGGACTCCGTCTTCACCTTCCTCTACGTGGCCGTCGGCCTGTACTCGGGGGTGCTCTTCCCGGGGCTCGGGGCGCTGCTGTGCAGTGCGGTCGGCTCCGCGACCTATGGGCTGGTGCTGGCGATCGGGGCCTTCGGCTGGTTGGGGCCCGGGGTGGGCTCCGCCCCGCCGAGCGTGTTGCTCACCAGCTGGCTGGTGCTGTCGTCGGGTCTCTTCGCCGCCGGGGGGCTCGCCGGGTTCCTGGCCCGGGAGCTCGTGCGCGCGGGTCGCGCCCTCGATGAACGCACCGAGGATCTGCTCCAGCTCCGTACACTCCATCAGCACACGGTGGAGAGCCTGAAGAGTGGCTTGCTGACGACGGATCTCACGGGCCATGTGACCTCCTTCAATCAGGAGGCCCAGCGCATCACCGGGCTGTCGCGATCCCAGGCGCTGGGGCGTGTCGTCGACGAGATCCTGCCCGGACTCGAAGCGCTCCGTTGTGTGCAGAGCGAAGGCGGCGCGCTCTCGCGATCGCGGATGCGTTTCGCCGGCCAGGAGGGGCGCGAGCTGCATCTCGGGCTGGCGACCTACGTGCTCCGCGACGGCGGCGGCGAGGCCCGGGGCGAGGTGGTGATCTTCCAGGACGTCACCGACGTCGTCGCAATGGAGCAGGAGCTGCGCCGTTCCGAGCGGCTGGCTGCGGTGGGTGAGCTGTCCGCGAGCATCGCCCACGAGGTGCGCAATCCGCTCGCCGCGATCTCGGGATCGATCCAGATGATGCACGCCCAGACACCGGCCGTGGGCGCGGGCGCCGAGTCGAAGCGTCTGATGGAGATCGTGGTGCGCGAGGTCGACCGTCTCGACGGGCTGATCAGCGACTTCCTGCAGTTTGCGCGGCCCGGCGAGACGCGCCGGGAATGGGTGCTGGTCACCGAGGTCTTCGACGGCGTTCTCGACATGCTCGAGGCGTCGGCCCTCGAAGGCATCGAGGTGGAGTGCGACGTGGCGGATGGGCTGGAGGTCGATGCCGACCCGGCCCAGCTGCGGCAGGTGCTCTGGAACCTGGTGAACAACGCGATCCAGGCGATGCCCGACGGAGGCTGCGTCCGGATCGAGGCCCGGCCGGGTCGGGACGAGGCTCAAGAGGAAGGCGAAGATCGCCGATCCAATCCCCAGGGGAAGCCCCACTCGGTGGAGATCTGCGTCCTCGATCAGGGCGTGGGCGTGCCGCCGGAAGTCGCGGAGCACATGTTCGATCCCTTCTACACCACGAAGCCGCGCGGGACCGGGCTCGGTCTCGCCACGGTCCACCGGGTGATCCAGGAGCACCGCGGCGTGATCCGGGTGACCCAGGGGCCGTCGGGCTTCGCCACGAAGGTGGAGATTCGACTGCCCTGCGGAGAGGGAGCGCTGGCGTGA
- a CDS encoding type II secretion system F family protein: MAIFQWKARTRQGALKKGEIEAVNEAAVMAQLRAQMLLPVTVKEKAKDVSEYLPFLQEGITTRDLVIFTRQFATMIDAGLPLVQCLEILSDQQPNKTFKKILREVKNDVEQGSTFADALRKHPKPFDDLFVNLVQAGEIGGILDTILNRLAVYLEKADALKRKVKGAMVYPTTVLVVAIAVVAGMLVYVIPTFEKMFADFGGELPGPTQVVVNLSHFMQEWIGLFLISIITVIIAFLSARKRNEKFRRTTDGLFLKAPVFGSLLQKVAVARFTRTLGTMIASGVPILDGLDIVARTAGNMVIEDALRDVRAAIAEGKTIAEPLAESDVFPGMVTQMIAVGEETGAMETMLSKIADFYDEEVDTAVDALTSMLEPLMMVFLGGSVGGLLIAMYLPIFKIAETIG; the protein is encoded by the coding sequence ATGGCGATCTTTCAGTGGAAGGCGCGGACGCGCCAAGGCGCGCTGAAGAAGGGTGAGATCGAGGCGGTGAACGAAGCCGCCGTGATGGCACAGCTTCGCGCGCAGATGCTCCTGCCGGTGACGGTGAAGGAGAAGGCGAAGGACGTCTCCGAGTATCTTCCCTTCCTCCAGGAGGGGATCACGACCCGCGACCTGGTCATCTTCACGCGCCAGTTCGCGACGATGATCGACGCGGGCCTCCCGCTCGTGCAGTGCCTGGAGATCCTCTCGGATCAGCAGCCGAACAAGACGTTCAAGAAGATCCTCCGCGAGGTGAAGAACGACGTCGAGCAGGGTTCGACCTTTGCCGACGCGCTTCGCAAGCACCCGAAGCCCTTCGACGATCTCTTCGTCAACCTGGTCCAGGCCGGTGAGATCGGCGGTATTCTCGACACGATCCTGAACCGCCTCGCGGTCTACCTCGAGAAGGCCGACGCGCTGAAGCGGAAGGTGAAGGGCGCGATGGTCTATCCGACCACCGTCCTGGTCGTGGCGATCGCCGTGGTTGCCGGCATGCTCGTCTACGTGATCCCGACCTTCGAGAAGATGTTCGCGGACTTCGGCGGCGAGCTTCCCGGTCCCACTCAGGTCGTCGTGAATCTCTCGCACTTCATGCAGGAGTGGATCGGCCTCTTCCTGATCTCGATCATCACGGTGATCATTGCCTTCCTGAGCGCTCGCAAGCGGAACGAGAAGTTCCGTCGGACGACGGACGGCTTGTTCTTGAAGGCGCCGGTTTTCGGGTCGCTGCTCCAGAAGGTGGCGGTGGCACGCTTCACCCGGACCCTCGGCACGATGATCGCTTCGGGTGTCCCGATTCTCGACGGCCTCGACATCGTCGCGCGGACCGCCGGCAACATGGTGATCGAGGATGCCCTGCGCGACGTGCGGGCCGCCATTGCGGAAGGCAAGACGATCGCGGAGCCGCTCGCCGAGTCGGACGTCTTCCCGGGGATGGTGACCCAGATGATCGCGGTCGGTGAGGAAACCGGTGCGATGGAGACGATGCTCTCGAAGATCGCCGACTTCTACGACGAAGAGGTCGATACGGCGGTGGACGCACTGACCTCGATGCTCGAGCCGTTGATGATGGTGTTCCTCGGTGGCTCCGTCGGTGGTCTCCTGATTGCCATGTACCTCCCGATCTTCAAGATCGCCGAGACGATCGGCTAG
- a CDS encoding type IV pilus twitching motility protein PilT — MANMHQLLKAMIEKGASDLHITTGTAPQLRIDGKLHPLRMPPLSPPETKQLCYSVLTDSQKHQFEEMNELDLSFSVQKLSRFRGNIFVQRGNVAGAFRAIPFKIKTFEELGLPKVVTELAQKPRGLILVTGPTGSGKSTTLATMIDKINNERNEHIVTIEDPIEYLHHHKGCVLNQREVGADTHGFKQALKYILRQDPDVVLIGEMRDLETIEAALTVAETGHLAFATLHTNSAVQTINRIVDVFPPYQQAQVRAQLSFVLEGVMCQSLLPRANGPGRAMALEVMVPNAAIRNLMREDKIHQIYSAMQVGQERFGMQTMNQSLANLYQRRLVSMDDAMGRSADPEELRNLIGKGPGAPGAGAARPTES, encoded by the coding sequence ATGGCGAACATGCACCAGCTGCTGAAGGCGATGATCGAGAAGGGCGCCAGCGACCTTCACATCACGACCGGCACGGCGCCCCAGCTTCGAATCGATGGCAAGCTGCACCCGCTGCGGATGCCGCCGCTGTCTCCGCCCGAGACGAAGCAGCTCTGCTACTCGGTGCTCACCGACTCCCAGAAGCACCAGTTCGAAGAGATGAACGAGCTGGACCTCTCTTTCAGCGTGCAGAAGCTCTCCCGCTTCCGCGGCAACATCTTCGTCCAGCGCGGCAACGTGGCCGGGGCCTTCCGCGCGATTCCCTTCAAGATCAAGACCTTCGAAGAGCTCGGTCTCCCGAAGGTGGTCACCGAGCTGGCGCAGAAGCCGCGGGGGCTCATCCTGGTCACGGGCCCGACCGGTTCCGGGAAGTCGACCACGCTCGCCACGATGATCGACAAGATCAACAACGAGCGGAACGAGCACATCGTCACGATCGAGGACCCGATCGAGTACCTGCACCACCACAAGGGGTGCGTGCTCAACCAGCGTGAGGTCGGGGCCGACACCCACGGCTTCAAGCAGGCACTGAAGTACATCCTACGGCAGGACCCGGACGTCGTGCTGATTGGTGAGATGCGCGACCTCGAGACCATCGAAGCGGCCCTCACGGTCGCCGAGACGGGTCACTTGGCATTCGCGACCCTGCACACCAACTCGGCGGTGCAGACGATCAACCGCATCGTCGACGTGTTCCCGCCGTACCAGCAGGCCCAGGTGCGGGCCCAGCTCTCCTTCGTGCTCGAAGGGGTGATGTGCCAGTCGCTGCTGCCCCGGGCGAATGGTCCGGGTCGCGCGATGGCTCTGGAAGTGATGGTGCCGAACGCGGCGATCCGGAACCTGATGCGCGAGGACAAGATCCACCAGATCTACTCGGCCATGCAGGTGGGTCAGGAGCGCTTCGGGATGCAGACGATGAACCAGTCGCTGGCGAATCTCTACCAGCGGCGCCTGGTCTCGATGGACGATGCCATGGGCCGCAGCGCGGATCCGGAAGAGCTGCGGAACCTGATCGGCAAGGGCCCCGGAGCTCCCGGCGCGGGTGCAGCCCGTCCGACCGAATCCTGA